From the genome of Aggregicoccus sp. 17bor-14:
CGCAGTGGGGCTGTGCGTGATGGCAGGGCAGGCGCTGGCGGCGGAGACCGCGGGGGCCGTCGCGTCCGACGCCACGTCCGACTTCACGTCGGAGGTGCGCGAGCTGAGCTCCGTGGAGGGGCAGATCTCGCGCGTGGACCTGGCACAGGGCACCGTGACGCTGCAGCGCGCCGAGGGCGAGCTGGTGATGCGCGTGGACGCCGGGACCACGATCTTCCTCGCCGGGCGCACCGGGGAGCTGAAGGAGCTGAGCGCGGGCCAGCGCGTGCGCGCCGCCTACGAGCAGGCGCCCGATGGGCGCGGCGCCGTGGCGCAGTGGATCGAGCTGGCGGTGGTGGACGGCGTGCGGGGCCGGGCGAACTAGCGCCGCGCGGTGGTGGCCGGCCGCGCCTGGAGCAGGCGCCCGTAGCCCTTCTCCTCCAGGAAGCGGCGCACCTTGCTCGCGGGCGCGGCGAAGGTCTCGCCGGGCATGGGCACGTCGAAGCTGTAGCTCTGCTCGGCCACGTCGAAGCCCACCTTCGCGGTGCGGTAGCCCTCCACGATCGCGAGCAGCCGCCCGGTCTCGAGGCTGAACACCCCGCCTCCCGACGCGCCGTAGCCGATGGGCGCATCCGTCTTGAGCATGCGCGGGCTCTTGAGGGCGCGGTCCCACTCCACCTGGGACACCATGCCGCCGGACAGCGAGATGGACTTGCCGAAGGGGCTCGCGGCCACCACCACGTCGCCGCCCGGCTCCAGCTCGCTGTCGTCCGCGAGCTGCGCGGGCGGCAGCTCGAGGCCCCGCACCCGCAGCAGCGCGAGGTCCATGTCCGGAACGCTTCCCTGGGCGAGCGGCTCGGCCGGGTACTCGTGCACCTCACCCTGGCGCTCGAGCGTGACGAGCATGCGCGGCGCGGTGAGCCCCTCGGTGTCCAGCGCGTGCGCGTTGGTCAGCACGTAGCTCACGCTGCCGTGGGCGGTCAGCTCCGAGCCGATCACCACGCCGGAGGCGGTGCGCTTGGCCTCCCCGTCCTCTTCGACGACGAAGCGCACGTTGTGCGGGAGGATGCCGCGCACCAGCTCGCGGCGCGTGGGGCGCGCGGCCTCCTCGGCGAGCACCCGCTGCGCGCTCGGGGTGAGCAGCGAGGTCTGCGCGGCACGCTCCTTTGCCGAGGGACCGGCACACGCGGCGAGCGCGAGCAGGAGGGGCGAGCCCAGCAGGAAGCGGTT
Proteins encoded in this window:
- a CDS encoding copper-binding protein, yielding MAGQALAAETAGAVASDATSDFTSEVRELSSVEGQISRVDLAQGTVTLQRAEGELVMRVDAGTTIFLAGRTGELKELSAGQRVRAAYEQAPDGRGAVAQWIELAVVDGVRGRAN
- a CDS encoding S1C family serine protease — encoded protein: MNRFLLGSPLLLALAACAGPSAKERAAQTSLLTPSAQRVLAEEAARPTRRELVRGILPHNVRFVVEEDGEAKRTASGVVIGSELTAHGSVSYVLTNAHALDTEGLTAPRMLVTLERQGEVHEYPAEPLAQGSVPDMDLALLRVRGLELPPAQLADDSELEPGGDVVVAASPFGKSISLSGGMVSQVEWDRALKSPRMLKTDAPIGYGASGGGVFSLETGRLLAIVEGYRTAKVGFDVAEQSYSFDVPMPGETFAAPASKVRRFLEEKGYGRLLQARPATTARR